In the genome of Nocardioides marmoribigeumensis, one region contains:
- a CDS encoding ArsC/Spx/MgsR family protein: MEIWVNPACSKCRAATAALDEAGVDYTVRRYLDDPPSRAELEEVLARLDLEPWHVTRTGEPEATAVEGLPRTQEARGQWLDALASHPRLIQRPIITADDGTTVVGRDPASLARVLPGRRPDADDGARES; this comes from the coding sequence ATGGAGATCTGGGTCAACCCGGCGTGCTCGAAGTGTCGGGCCGCGACCGCGGCGCTCGACGAGGCGGGCGTGGACTACACGGTCCGGCGCTACCTCGACGACCCGCCGAGCCGCGCCGAGCTCGAGGAGGTGCTCGCGCGCCTCGACCTGGAGCCGTGGCACGTCACGCGCACCGGTGAGCCGGAGGCCACCGCGGTGGAGGGTCTCCCCCGCACCCAGGAGGCGCGTGGTCAGTGGCTCGACGCCCTCGCGTCGCACCCACGGCTGATCCAGCGCCCGATCATCACCGCCGACGACGGCACGACGGTCGTCGGTCGCGACCCGGCCTCCCTGGCCAGGGTCCTGCCCGGACGGCGACCCGACGCCGACGACGGGGCGCGGGAGTCCTAG
- a CDS encoding PLD nuclease N-terminal domain-containing protein, which yields MAATKSRKRWSDLTPTQQRLIVAGGAVELVMTTVAARDLARRSSDQVRGPRALWAAALVVQPVGPLAYLRLGRR from the coding sequence ATGGCAGCGACGAAGAGCAGGAAGCGCTGGTCCGACCTGACCCCCACCCAGCAGCGGCTGATCGTGGCGGGTGGTGCCGTCGAGCTGGTGATGACCACCGTGGCGGCTCGCGACCTGGCGCGGAGGTCGAGCGACCAGGTCCGCGGCCCGAGGGCGCTGTGGGCCGCGGCGCTCGTGGTGCAGCCGGTGGGCCCGCTGGCCTACCTGCGCCTCGGCCGCCGCTGA